GCCAGCCAAATGCCCGCCAAGTTTCCAACAGATACCCGCTGTATGCCCGCTGGCCATGTTGGCCGTCGCCAATCAGCAGCGCACCCGCGACACGATGAACAACCACCAGCGCCCCCATTGACCGCCGCCACAGACAGCCATGCATGAGATTGCCATGACGAATTTCTTCGACATCACCCGGTCGCACCTGCCAGACACGGCCGCCGACTCCGTGCATCCCCGCTCCGCCGAGGAGGCCGCGCTCGAAAGCCACCTGAGCACCTTGCAGGAGCAGCATCGCGATCTTGAGCGCCGCGGTGCCGATGCTGGCGCACGCGCCGAGCTGCAGCTTCAGATCGCGCGCACCCTGGTCAGCCTTGAGCGCGGCGCCGAGGCCTGGCCTTTGGCGCGCGAGGCGCTCGACAGCCTGATCGAGGCGCGCGATTTCGAGTCCGCCGCCGACTGCTGCGACGTGCTCTTTCGCGCCGAGCAACCGCAGTCGCTCGCGGCCCTCGGCCAAGGCATCTGGCTCGCGGTGACCTACCCGATCGACCCCGAGCTGTCGGTCGAACTGCTCAGTCACGTCATCGACGAAACCCCGGATGACGCCGACGGCGCGGCAGTGGCTGCCACCACAGCGCTGTTTCTGGCCGACGTGCGCGCCCAAGGCATCCAGCGCGACAACCTGATGTTCTTCGCCTCGCAGCAGCTCGGGGAAGTCGCCCGCCGCCATAGCAAGGTCGAGAATCAAGCAGCCTTCGATGCCTGGCGCGACCGCATGGAACTGCACGAACCGGACAAATTCCTGGTGCGCCTGCGTAACATCGTCGATGTTCTGGTTCAAGACGAGTGGTGGTTCGACCGCGAGGCCCTGCAGTCCCAGCTGCCGCTGAACTGAGCAGCGTCGATACAAATCCGGCCAGCGATGGCCTCATTCACACATCAAGCGCAAGCAACAGCACAATCGCGATGACTGAAACCTACTGGCAGGAAGAATCTCCAGAACAGCCCCCAAGCGTCACCGACGACGTGGTTGACGTGCTCTTCTCGCTCAAATGCCGCTCGCTGCCGGTCGATCATGCCGAATCCTTGGCACAAGCGCTGCTTAGCGCCGCGCCCTGGATCAGCGAGGAGCCCTGCTGCGGCATTCACAGCATTCATGTCGCCGGCTCCCAGAACGGCTGGCAGCGGCCCGATGCCGATGCCGGACAGCCGCTCATCCTGTCGCGCCGCACCAAGCTCGGCATTCGTGTCCCCAAGGGGCGCGTGCCAGAGCTGCGCGCCGCGCTCGAGCATCGGGATTTCGACATCGCCGGCAACAATCTGCACCTTGAAACCGGCAAGGAGCGCGCGCTCAGCCGCGAAACCACCATTTTCTCTCGCTACGTCTGCTGCAAGGACAGCGATAGCGAAAACGACTTCCTCGCCTGGACCGTCGCCGCCCTGGCTGAGCTGGACATTAAGATTCGCAAGGCCCTGTGCGGCAAAGCCGTCAAGCTGAACACCTCGACCGGGCAACTGCCAACCCGCAGCCTGATGCTCGCCGACCTCAGCCTGGAAGAATCCGTGCGCCTGCAGCAACAGGGCCTCGGCCCCCACCGCGAGCTCGGCTGCGGCCTGTTCATCCCGCACAAAGGCAT
Above is a genomic segment from Thiorhodovibrio litoralis containing:
- the cas6 gene encoding type I-MYXAN CRISPR-associated protein Cas6/Cmx6; this translates as MTETYWQEESPEQPPSVTDDVVDVLFSLKCRSLPVDHAESLAQALLSAAPWISEEPCCGIHSIHVAGSQNGWQRPDADAGQPLILSRRTKLGIRVPKGRVPELRAALEHRDFDIAGNNLHLETGKERALSRETTIFSRYVCCKDSDSENDFLAWTVAALAELDIKIRKALCGKAVKLNTSTGQLPTRSLMLADLSLEESVRLQQQGLGPHRELGCGLFIPHKGIEAAGPTKG